One Lusitaniella coriacea LEGE 07157 genomic window, GCTGTAAAGATTTGAAAGATTTCTTGGTAACTCTCCAGCACATCGGAACGAAACGCTAAAGTTGCCTCAATCTCCCCCGTACTCTCCTCCAGACTCCAATCCCCTCCCAACGCCGAGTTTCCCGTCAAGTCGGTCGAACCTGCAACATCTGCTCCGGTTATGTCTGCAATCCCGTTGAGCAAAACATTCCCCGATTCTCCCAATGCGGTTAAGCAAGCATAAATGAGAATATCGGCTCTCGGACTCAAACTCTGTCCCCAGGATTGAAATTGTTGCAGATATTGCCCGAAGTTCTCGCTGCTGACAAAGGCATTTCCCAACCAGAAATTCCCTTCATTTCCTTCGGAGACGATGTGTAGTTCGTCGATTCCAGTTATTCCCGTTAAGGTGTCGGTAACTTTCTCAATGCCATTTTCTCTCGGCATAACAACAACTGTTGTGGTTCCGGATTTTCCACCATACAGGAGGGTTTGGTAGTCGGGAACGGTGGCATCAAGGAAGACGAAGGCTTTGGCATCGTCGGGACTTTGGGGGAAGAGGGTGACGGTGGGAGCGCTTTCTGTTCCGTCTCCAGTGAGTACCCAAGGGATATCTGAAGGGATAGGGAGGACGCGGTTAGCAGCGAAGAGATTGACGCTTTGGGCTTGAATTGTTCCGGCAATTGTAACGTTTCCAGGAGTAACGCCTGTATTGCCCACAGTGACGGAATTATCGGA contains:
- a CDS encoding DUF4347 domain-containing protein, producing DGTGTTLTINGNQYNINGGTLSGDGTNLFHSFTQFGLDANQIANFLSTPQIQNILGRVIGGDPSIINGLIQVTGSNANLYLMNPAGIIFGQDATLNVPADFFATTATGIGFGNNNWFNAFGSSDYQNLIGNPSQLAFDLAQPGTIINAGDLSLAPGQNLTLIGGTVVNTGTITTQNGTINIAAVPGTSLVKISQPGSLLSLEIEPPRDLQGNVLPFSALDLPTLLAGAGVETVLTLNSDNSVTVGNTGVTPGNVTIAGTIQAQSVNLFAANRVLPIPSDIPWVLTGDGTESAPTVTLFPQSPDDAKAFVFLDATVPDYQTLLYGGKSGTTTVVVMPRENGIEKVTDTLTGITGIDELHIVSEGNEGNFWLGNAFVSSENFGQYLQQFQSWGQSLSPRADILIYACLTALGESGNVLLNGIADITGADVAGSTDLTGNSALGGDWSLEESTGEIEATLAFRSDVLESYQEIFQIFTA